The segment gtcttttctctatagttatttatttttcgaaggttagcccctgggccagggaggggagagttggcctgaggccggaagcccctggAGCTGCTCGCGCCGTTAGcggtgcaaggcgtagcccctagcagaagtttatggcggagcaacaaccgcacgtcgccggagatgagaaagactcgtgaatctctgcttgctagagagctgacttATGCGCCACTCGCGCCAACgtgcaagcctccccacagacggcaccaattgtagggacacgaatctctagcggcccaacaacgatgctGGGCTCGCCTACAGAAAATCCCTTACAAtaacatttgtagagagtgggcttgaaaggccatcGTTGGGTCACAGGGCGCTAGTTCAGGCCGGGCTTTAGATGaaccaaaacaagaaaagacTTTAGTttggatattcaggccttacacctttgtaacttgagagatttgactcctcggatcatgtccgaggagcactaatgttttctccggttacccgacggtgggtttttcgggATGATGCGCATATATTCTCCGGGCATTCTCCCTCCTGAAGTTTTTCTccggaagtgagatggggggaTCCCCTTCcttattagtttacctttccttttatactagcctacgtttattatcccccgtccacgtgtagggtcgacttttccaggacagagatttgtcccatcagtctaatcccgaaattgtgggagatggtcaataaagcctGGGAATCCGGTTCTattaggtgcaatgtcatatcaatgaagggtattaaggacaatttccccTAGATATTTTCGGATCttttaaatttgcttgtattccactttcgtcaatgggattttgggtcttctgaggactgagcggtcctcggacgtatcttcgGGCCCCTTtaggctcactatttttgggtttgggccctggcctccttcagtttggggtctGTGAACTCCCCATAAGCGTGCGGGCcgaacccacaaactattgggccccacagttaTAATAACCGTGTAATTTACACtaacaatttttaagaaaataaaataataaccttGTAATTTACACTATTTCTAtataagttagttttttttattctttttttttttacgtatcCTAAAGATGAAGGAAAAAAGTAGATGATAGTTGTTATGTGTGAAGAAATCTAATTCTATTATTGTTGTTACTTACATTGGATATATTTTCCTATGAGTGTGTTTGGGCCCAAAAGAATTTTATTAgcatataatttaaaaagaaaaaacgttTAATGTGGTTCACTTATAAAATTTACCGAACATacataaaatggaaaaaaaattgtagaatatTAGTTTGTGGTTACATAAGGTGGTTTTAAATCGTATCTTTTCAAAGCgtaattttttaaacattttgtcaagtaattttatttttttcaaacagggtcatttaatttttttttttttgaaaagttgaaaaataagaTATACCGGAAGGCAAAACACTCACATAGTGAGTGTATAATATAAGGTGTAAAATTTACACAGTTTTATCTAAATATCCATATAATTTAATGTTTAAAggtgtaaatttacaagtttgttATAATAACCGTGTAATTTacactaacaatttttttttaaataaaatattaaccgTGTAATTTACACTATTTCCAtataagttagttttttttattcttttttttatgtatcCTGAAGATGAAGGAAAAAAGTTGACAATGGTTGTTATGTGTGAAGAAATCTAATTCTATTATTGTTGTTACCTACATTGGATATATTTTCCTATGAGTGTGCTTGGGCccaaaagaattttatttaatttattcattttaaaaaaataaatttattagcatataatttaaaaagaaaaaaacgttTAATGTGGTTCACTTATTTACCGAACATacataaaatggaaaaaaaattgtagaatatTATTTTGTGGTTACGTAAGGTGGTTTTAAATCTTATCTTTTcaaagcataatttttttaaacgtTTTGtcaagtaattttatttttttcaaacagggtcatttaaattttttttttgaaaagttgaaaaataagaTATACCGGAAGGCAAAACACTCACATAGTGAGTGTATAATATAAGGTGTAAAATTTACACAGTTTTATCTAAATATCCATATAATTTAATGTTTAAAggtgtaaatttacaagtttgttATAATAACCGTGTAATTTAcactaaccattttttttaaaaataaaataataaccgtGTAATTTACACTATTTCCAtataagttagttttttttattctttttttttacatatccCGAAGATGAAGGAAAAAAGTAGACAATGGTTGTTATGTATGAAGAAATCTAATTCTATTATTGTTGTTACTTACATTGGATATATTTTCCTATGAGTGTGCTTGGGCccaaaagaattttatttaatttattcatttaaaaaaaataaatttattagcatataatttaaaaagaaaaaacgttTAATGTGGTTCACTTATAAAATTTACCGAACATacataaaatggaaaaaaaattgtagaatatTATTTTGTGGTTACGTAAGGTGGTTTTAAATCGTATCTTTTCaaagcataattttttaaacattttgtcaagtaattttatttttctcaaacagggtcattaaaatttttttttttttgaaagttgcAAAATAAGATATACTGGAAGGCAAAACACTCATATAGTGAGTGAGTAATATAAGGTGTAAAATTTACATAGTTTTATTTAAAGATCCATATAAGTTAATGTTTAAAAGTGTAAATTCATAAGTTTGTTATAATAACCGTGTAATTTAcactaatcattttttttaaataaaataataaccgtGTAATTTACACTATTTCCATATaagttagtttattttatttatttatttttttttccgtaTCTCGaagatgaaggaaaaaaaagtagatgaTGGTTGTTATGtgtaaagaaagagaaatatttaaaaaaataaagaaaaaataatattttaatgaaacatagtttaaaatagataaattaatgtGAGGTGTTTTAAAAAGTAAGAAAGTAGAATAGAAAGAGTAgattcttatactaaaatagatagaaaatttCGCATGAGTTTATGCGAATGTTAGGCAATAACGATAGTTAACAAAATGACTAAAATCGCTCATGTTTAAATTTGAGGAACTAATAGAAATCACTTTAAATTTAAAGAACCAGTTGCACTTACAAAATAAACTTCACTTACCAATAATACAATTTCGCCTTAAATTTTGTTTAGCTAATTGAATGTCACGCAagagagagttaaaaaaaaaatcattgatgaAAGACATTttcttatggcctgtttggaagtttaaaaaaggaggaGGAATAGAGTAGATGGAgagagagtaattcaattaccttatttggaagttttttaaggaaggagagGGAGGAGTTTGGAagggtttggaggggtttcaaccatctctaacccctcattttcaattctcccaaattggagagatttggagaaagagtagagtagataaactATTAACTAGATAAATTTcccaatttaccctttctaaattaataatagaccaatgttACAAGTCTATTTTCAAATAGGGATAAATTTATccattttaatcatttcctccCATCtctatcctaatttttaaaacattcaaataagGGGAATGATTAATTACTCCCTTCcccttattaattttaaaaacatctaaATAAGGTGGAGGggaaccattcccctctactctcctccctctctaaacttccaaacaggtcATTACCTTCTTAAGCCAAACAAATTTGAGACTATTTtatcattaatttaaaaaaaaaaattaaaataactatGGATAAGAATAGGACCAAAttaagaaaaagtaaaatatattttgaaattataaaaatcGTGGAAATGGGTGagatcgaaaaaaaaaaaaatccgagaAATTTAAAGGGTTTTAGAAACCCCCTCAAAGCTGAAACCAGTaattcccataaaaaagaaaaaaaaagaggctgaAACCAGTACCGATACAACTACTTAAGAAAAGGTAGTATTGTAAACTAAAACCACAACAACATTAAACACAACTGAAGGGTCTCTCTGCGATGGTTTCCCTATCAACTTGGTTCCGATACATAGCTCACAAGCTCGAGTACTCCGTCTCTCTTACCTGGAAGGTCCTTCACTTCACACACACTCTCTGccaatttatcatttttatgttttgtaatACTCATGgggttttttgatttttgtgtatTTCATATCCTAGATTGTTGTCCTCTccttgtaattgtttttttccttttgattttgcaTCTGGGTTTTTTTGTTCATGAGGTTTTGGTCTAAATGGCAAATGGGTTTTCTGGGATATGCttgaataatcaattttttaagctttttttcATGTGTCAGCTTTCTTAGGTTGTTAAAATGTTTATATAAAAGAAGTGTTAGTCTAATAAATCTAAGATTAAAAATAGAAGGGGATGGCTCTGAGGATTTTTAGCTTACAGATGAAATAGTTGCCTTAGGAGTTTAGAGGATGCACAAAAAAGATGAATTGTGTGTTTGAGGTGTACTTCTTTGGAGATCTAAGGCTCAAGTCTGAAAGTGTGGcatcttctttttgtttgaggCTTGCCTCATTGTGTAATCCTGAAAAGCAGAAGCTTTTTAGGATTATTGTAGGGGAATAGTTGTTTCAACTAAATAGAGGTTATACATGGTTAAGTAAcgcttaattttctttttggatataCTGCACttgttttacctttttttttttctactgcAAAATTATGATCACATCTGCAATGTGATACAGAGCTATCAAAGAGGTCAAATTACCGACAGAGAAATGGGTGACGCTGTTTGGAAGAATCTATTTCAGGGAAAGTTGACATACTTGCACTGGAATAAGGGAGAGGAAATGGCCCCTACTATAGGTCCACAAGGGGGAACTCTTCTGGTCCGGAAATTACCAGCTGCAGATCCCACGTAATTTACTCTTCTTTTACTGAAGTGTTCtctttttctgttctttttgcAGCATAAATTTCCTAGTTCTGGCTTTGACATATTTGGACCATTCTGGTGatcaagtatatatatttttcttctgaatatactttacaaaatttaaattccGTGTCATGACTTATAATCTTATCCTAAGTTTAATGAGTTTTTGATCCCATATATGACCTTCATAGTAGGCATTTCATATGTTTGCCATTTGTGGGGGTTTAAAATGTGGATTTGTGAATGTGATTTCATAATGTCTGAATGTAAATGGTTCATAACGTATTAAATGACAAGTAttaagtttcttttttctttgtcctATATTGACTGTCAATTCATAAAGTTAAAGCaattaaattttccaatttcTCTAGTTACccttcaaataaatttaaaatcataaaataaagcAACTGAAATCTAGTTGGCTCTAATTCATGAGAGAAATTTATCTTGTATATAATAGTTTTGATTGGAACAATTATAGTGGGATTTTATTTGGGGTGGAATTAGGAGGGAGGAAAAGGTACACTTGGTGGATTGGCAAACTGCATGCATGTCGATAGGTAAAAGAGGATTGGATATTTGTAAGTTAACTGCATTTAATCAGGTTCTATTGGGGAGGTGGCGATGGAGGTTCACTAAGGAGAATGAACATTCTTGGAAAAGGAGTTTAGAAGGCCATTCGAGTGAGTGGAATTCTTGTGCAgattgattgggttttgggttgGAGATGgcagaaaaatcagattttggCATGATACTTGGTATGCAGACTCTAACCTGGCATCTTTATCTCCGGAATTATATCTGATTGTTTCACAGAAAAATGCTAATGTAAATGAGTATGTGGAGGTAATAGATGGCAGAGTTCATTGGAATGCAACTCTTGTCAGGTCTGCTTAGGATTGGATACTAGTGTCATTTTATACTCTTTTGAGATGCTATAATCTACTTGGATTAATGTGAATTCAGAACATCAGGTGGTTAGGAAATTAATAAAGACGCGTGTTTTAGCTTTCGTTTGTACTATGAAGCATTAAGAGGGAGTGTTGTTTTGGATATCCCTTGCCAGGAAATTTGGAGGGCAAAGGCTCCCCTGAAGGTGGCTTTCTTCATATAGATGGCTTCATTGGGAATGATTCTTACAATAAACAACCTCGTGAGAAGTGGTATGCTCATAGTAAATCGACGTGTAATGTGTAAATATGATGGGGAAGCATGTTGATCATTTGCTTTTGCATTGTACAATAGTGAGGGAGTTatggaatttattttttgtttttttttggtgtaaagTGGGTGATGCCTAAAGCAGTGAGAAGGGTTCTTTGTTGCTGGTGCCGAACTAGGGTCTAGAATATAGCTCCATTGTGTTTGATGTGGTAGATAAGGAGAAGAGGATTAGAAAGACATTTTAAAGGCTATATTTGAATACTGAGAGGTTGATATCTCAAATTATTGGGACCCTTTTCTATTGGATACCCTTGGATGGGTGTAGACCATTGAATATGTGTGATTTTAGATTCTTTGTACCCTTAATTGTTGGAATATTTAGGAGTATACAATTGGTATATTCCATTTTATCCCTATTGTTCTTTTTTGTAATCTTTAATATCAATACAATTGAGtagttatcaaaaaatttattgtaaaacaCTATTACATAGATGGCGTGGTCAACATTATTAGAGCCTCCTCAAATATTTTGCTTTCCAAACTTGACACACAATTTGGGTTGGGGTATGTTGTTTTTTGATTCTagctttttcattttgttttgtgtcCTGCAAATGATAAGTTGACAATGGAGGTGCTCATTGTTTGTGCTTCCCTCTGTGGGAGGATAGTCAATGTGGAGATGGTATATGTGTTCCTAATTGTAAACCACATTGAACTAGATCATATATTTCTGGGGACTTGTTAGCTGTTGCCCGTAAGTATATGAGTGAAAGGAGACCTGCTTCTCTTTCGAAAGcagttttttggaaaattcaaGAGATACAATTCTggaattcttttaaaatttttagtaaaatatatGGGGAAAGAGACAGAAATTTCATCATAGTTATAGGGAGAATTATCAATTGAATAAGTGTGTGAAACCTTACCTTTTTTAGGATGATACTTTTGGATTTATCTCGTTAAGAGAACCTTTGTTTGTCGCTCAGAAGATTCATACTGAGAAACAGTTGGCACACTCACTAGTTTGTTGAATTAGCTTGTAGATGAAACCCCAGCATGTAAGACTTATAACGAACTTCAGAAAGTCGATTGGCTTCTCAATCTGAAATGGAGAAGAGTTTTTTCCTAATAGAGATCTACCCCAGGTTCAGATGCTCTTTTTTCAGATTGCTTGAGAAAGTATGATTATGTTGTAATGACTCTATTTAGCAAATGCTATGTGTTTTATAGATTAATGttgatttggttaagtttgTAACTTTTCATATGTTGGTAAGAAAGttggatttttgttgttgagtcCAATAGTTTTCGTGATGAATCTTCCTTGTtgtacatgatatgatttttattaacaaatatgcTTGTAAGCATGACCTTGGAAACATAAAATGTAGAAGccaaggaaaaaataaaacgCAGAAGCCAAGAAATAATAGCTTTCATTTCAGTTCCATAATGCTGCCATCCTTTGTTCACACGCTTTAGTATTGTTTTGATATCACATTTGttgtgtggtatcttgatatCTCTTGTTTGACTCACAACTGGATTTACAGCATGCATGTTTCTTTGACAGGCGTGTTTTTGTTGGAGATGTGGTGGTGGTGAAGGACCCCCAGAAATCAGATGACTATCTAGTCAGAAGATTGGCTGCTATTGAAGGGTACGAAATGGTCTCTAAGGATGAAAAAGATGAGCCTTTTATTCTTGACAAGGATGAGTGCTGGGTCTTGGCTGACAATGAGAACTTAAAGCCCAAGGTAATATAACTTTCTTATCCAATATTCATTCAGCCAAATTGTTTGGTTTGTCTAATAGATTACCCCACTTCTTTCTACATAGTATGCATTTTGGAAAAGCAAATCAGCTGAGAGAAATTACTGTGCTCCCAAGCAACAAGTAAAGTATTAATAGATATTTCCACAAATCCAATTTCAGTGTTTCTTCTTTCAAATTAGCCAATGAACTCTAGCTCAAATAGCACCTCAAGGGTTCAAGTGATGGCCCAATGGTAATGGCATCCTTTGTGGTGCCCCATGTCTAGGTTTTaaacccccaccccccccttTTTCCGTACTATCTACCCatctccaaaataaaaaaggaaaattgcaCCTTCTCCCTTGTGGAGGGTGAACTTGTGTAtaacttacaaataaaaaataagttgagtAAATTACACCAACCTCTCCCTTGAGATTTCACAACACGACACTCCCTCCTCTTTTAAATTCTCACTTGTTGCTTGGGAGAAAGTTGTGTGGCCAGTGGAGGTAGGTGGCTTAGGGATTTGGAAGATTGGGTTGTTTAACCAAGCTTTGTTTGGGAAGTGGCTTTGGCGATTTGGGAAAGAGGTCACACGTTTATTGAGGCAGGTTATAGCTTCCAAATATGGGGAGGCCAGTGGGGGATGGTGTACTAGAGTTGTTAGAGGGACGATGTGGTATGTAGAAGAACATTAGGAAGGGGGCTGAGAGCTTCTTTGGTCATGTGTTGTATGTGGCAGGTGAGGGTTTTTGTATTAGATTTTGGTATGACCCTTGGAGTAGCCCTACTGCCTTGAAAGATTTATATCTGGCAATGTTTGCTATTGCTCTGGATAAGGCAGCTATGATTTCTAATATGGTTGAGTTTGCATTGGATGGGGGTGGTAGAAGCTGGAACTTATGCTTCCGTCATGCTTTTCAAGATTGGGAGATAGGGATCTTTTATGATTATTTTGCGCATATCTCATCCAAGTTACCTAGAGGGGGTGATGATACCATGATATGACAATTGAATCATAGTGGTGTTTTTGATGTGCgctctttctatttttcattgcTAGCAGCCCCATTGGTGTCTTTTCCTTGGAAGAGCATTTGGTGTGTTAAGGTACCTAAAAGGGTGGCTTTCTTCTTATGGACAGCTGCTAGGGGTGGGATTCTTACTATAGACAACCTCGTTAAGAAGAATTTACCTTTTGTTAATTGGTGCTGCCTTTGTTGATGTGAAGTGGAAATTGTAGATCACTTATTGATCCATTGTAAGTATGCTCATACCTTGTGGAGTGAAGTCCTTCGTTTGTTTGGGGTTCAGTGGGTGATGCCGAAGAATGTTGTTTCTCTTCTCTTTgcatggtggaattggttggggagtCACACTTCAAATGTGTGGAATATGGTTCCAGCGTGTCTTATGTGGTTAATTTGGAAGGAGCGCAATGCTCAAACTTTTGAGGAAACTGAGAGACTTGTAGACTGTGTGAAGTCTTTGCTATttaggactttgtttgagtggtccCGTATTTGGGGGTTTAGGCATTGTCATTCTTTGTTTGAATTTCTTCATTCTGTtagtctttctttttgattggtttgtatttttttcagtGCAGTGAGTTTACTATCGTAAATTCGTTGTgcttttattatcaataaagtttgttattacctatcaaaaaaaaaaaaaaaatcatttgttaaATATAACATTCCATTTTTACTTAAATATACTTTTCCtatcaaaaatataacattcctATTTTACCCTTAAGTTATTGATGAAATCACTATTTGAcacttggttttttatttatttatttattttttttatttttatttttttgcgtCCCACAATGAATTCACTACTTTACCCCTAAAAAGATACCAAAATCCCCATATTTCCCTTGAGTTATCAGTAAAATCCCTAGATTGtccttttcaaattttctttttcctcatcCACTCTCTCCTCCCAGATGCCACTTCCATCTTTTCCTTCCTTGAATTGAAGAATGACCACATGTTGCAGCTTAGAGGTTTGATTCAAATATGAAGACCAATTACGAGAAGGCTCTTTCTCAAGCATGTTTTGATTGAGTTCTTGGGCCACTGGCTGAGGCTAAGACCATTGTGGTCCTTGCTTCTGGCATTCGCTTCTTGGGAGCAATGGCCATGAACTTGGTGTTTGTGTTGGTGGTTTGTTTTGGGATTAAAATTTGAAGTAAGGCCTGCACGGGTAGAGGGAAATTTTGGTTGGGAGAGAAATCAGAGAAAAAATCTCTTTTaaagggaaataaaaaataaaaaatctcgaGTGGTTGGAGGTTTTGAAGAGTCAAGGACTCATTGGCCATGATATGAGGGGATTCCCAATGCATAATCCATTACCTTTCTCTAATTGAAGCCTGTTTTCACAAGTCTTCCATAACCAATTTCCAAGTCAACTACTGTGTTAATTAGAGAAACTATATATCATATAATGAATACAGATGTAAAAGATGTTTTGAATTGAGTAATAGATTTGTGGTTATGATTATTGTCTTTGCTGATGATCAAGAATGTTGGGATGGATTTTGTCTTGCTGTTGTCTTTGCTCTCGCACCTCATTCTGGTTCATTTGgctggagaagaaaataaatccCCTTTCTATCTCTTTTGTTAACGATATTAGAGAAGAGAACATGGacccaaatttatttatattcagTTGCTCAATTTCTTGGCAAGCAAACAGGgaataaatgaaagaaagaaataataataaataaaagatagtAAATTTCAGTTACccctaatttttaataaatgtaggaatctttttacttattaaaaaaaaatgtaggaatCTTTTAAAATATGCTCTATTCTGTTAAGAGTTCGTAAGAACGT is part of the Quercus robur chromosome 9, dhQueRobu3.1, whole genome shotgun sequence genome and harbors:
- the LOC126698459 gene encoding uncharacterized protein LOC126698459 isoform X1, which translates into the protein MVSLSTWFRYIAHKLEYSVSLTWKSYQRGQITDREMGDAVWKNLFQGKLTYLHWNKGEEMAPTIGPQGGTLLVRKLPAADPTRVFVGDVVVVKDPQKSDDYLVRRLAAIEGYEMVSKDEKDEPFILDKDECWVLADNENLKPKQEAKDSRTFGPVPMTDIVGRVLYCLRTAVDHGPVQNSHFSMKKDSPVLEVELDVDEMAKNHKA
- the LOC126698459 gene encoding uncharacterized protein LOC126698459 isoform X2; translated protein: MVSLSTWFRYIAHKLEYSVSLTWKSYQRGQITDREMGDAVWKNLFQGKLTYLHWNKGEEMAPTIGPQGGTLLVRKLPAADPTRVFVGDVVVVKDPQKSDDYLVRRLAAIEGYEMVSKDEKDEPFILDKDECWVLADNENLKPKEAKDSRTFGPVPMTDIVGRVLYCLRTAVDHGPVQNSHFSMKKDSPVLEVELDVDEMAKNHKA